CATCGTGTGCACGGGAACACGCGTGTGCACAgccccgtgcctcagtttcccaccGGCCACATCCCAGGGCCCACGTGGCAGCAGCGGGCACGCGGCGGGGCCACGTGTCCCCGAGGACACCCCAATTTTGGGCGCTGTGGGCTGGCGGGGACCCCGCTGCGctccccctccccctgccctgggctcccgCCAGCCCTTTGATGCGCTCAGCCCTGGTTTGGggcttttcctgaaaaaaaaacccaaaaagccaCGGAAAAAGGCAACAGGAGGCGGAAACGAGCTCCAGTGCCAGCACggagcgggggggggggggggggcagctgctggcaccagggccccgcggggggacagggacagggacaggggtggcaGCAGGTCCCGTGCCAGCCCCGGGTGAGTCACGGTGGCCACGGGCTGGCCAGgacccagctgtccccagggaaagggggacacggggtggggaaactgaggcacggaggcGGCAATGGAGCGGCCGGAGCTCAGCGCCACCACGCAGAGCTGTTCCAGGGCGGCTCCCGGGGGGATTCAgagtggcagtgccacctctccatgCAGCCCCCCAAGCCAGCCACATCCTCCCCGACCCAAATTCGCCGATTTCGGGGTTTCCCCCCAGAACTGCAGCCCTGCTCGCCGTGGGTGGGCCAGTGccaagcagggcagggagccacGTCCCGGAGCCAAACCCCGGCCCGGCGGCCACCGAGGGCTCGACCGCCCGGAGCCTCCCAAACCACAGAGCCCAACCCCATCCAGACACCCCCAACCCCACCGGGGACCCCCCATCCGCCGCCACCGCCTTTTTTCCTGTCTCGCTGCCCCATCAGCCGCGTTTGGGGGGGTCCGAGGGACGCCACGAGGCCACGCCAGCCCTGCGGTGGCTCTGATGTCGGCGCCATCCCAAATCGTCGTCTCCTATCGAACCCCGCTCGCTCCGTAACGGGCGAGGAATGTGGGGCCCCCCGCCGCAGCTCCCCCCGCCGCCTTTATTTAATATcctgagaaaattaaaataactctTGCGGCCGCTAAGGAAAACACGGGGATAAACACGAGAAAAGCGGGAGCCccgggagaggggctgggagcgaGCCAGGGGGGGCACGCGGCGGGAGCGGCACCCAGAGGACACGGCGAGAACGGACACGGGCGCCCGCgagaggggacaccgggggagGTGGCACCGGGGACACGGCAGCGCAGGACACCGGGATGCCGCGGGAGCCCAAGAGGGGTCCGGGACCGGGGTGCCCGCGGGACACGGGGGTGCCCGGAGGACACGGCGgtgtcccgggggtcccggtcACCGGTCCCGTCCCCGGTCCCGGTCGCAGCGCAGCCCCGCTCGGCCACACGCGACCCGTCGGCAGCACACGCCCTCTCGCCCCGCCCCTCAAGGGAGGCTCCGCCTTTCTTAAAGGGGCAACGACAGTAATAAGTGATCCCATTTTAATCAATCCTCGTTACACCCGGAGAGCCACTAAGTCACGTGTGGAGCGCGGCTGTGCAGGGGAGGCTGATATTCTCTCTCCTTCGCCGAGGAAAATCGGGGAGCGTGGCGTTGACCCTCAGCGAGGACTCCGCGTATTTCCCACGCGAGCGGCGGCCCTTTTAATTCCCCTCTCACACGCGCCCGGAGCCGCGAGGGCGGTGCGCGGCGGCGATTGGCGCGAAGCGGGAGCTGGAAGGGGTGAGAGGAGCCAAGATGGCGCCGCCGGGGGCTGAGGGCGGGGAGCGGGTGAGGGGGATCCGGGGAGAACCCGGGGGGCACTGGGGATTGTGAGCGGGTGAGGGGCGGAGGGAGGGTCTCCGGCCTGGAGCCGGCGCACCCTGACGGCAGCGGCGGTTTCAGCTCTCGCCCCCCGGCCCGGTCTCGCCCCCAGGCTCGGTGCCGCCATGTGCTCCCTGGGGCTGttcccgccgccgcctccccctGGGGATGTCACCCTGTACGAGCTCAACAACGTCCTGGTCTGCGGCCGCCTCAGCGAGCAGCTCCCGCTGGCCTTCCAGAGGCAGGTGAGACCCCCGGGCCAGGTGAGCCCTCTTCGCTCCAGAGCCGTGCCAGCCCCCTCCAGCCTTGGGACTGCCACATTCGTCCCtctcagctgtggctgcagctctgtcccctctgctgggGTCTCTCCGGGCACCCTCAGGCTGCTCCTTCGCTCCTTGTGCCCCTGCTTTCCTCCCATCGCCGTTTGCCCGCTGCCCTGGGGGCGTCCCTTTGTTCCCTGGGGCTcggggggtctcaggggtctctgtgtgctgcaggttcCCGACCTGCCCGTGCTGACCCTGCCCAAGGAGCCCCTCAAGGCCCACGGCCGCCTGGAGCCCAGCGCCCGCTCGCCCTTCATCCACCACCGCGAGTCCCTCTGGAAGCGCTGCCTCAGCGCCTGGTGAGTGCCCCGCTGGCCCCAGagagcccagcctgtccccaggacGGGCAGTGACCCCGCTCTCGCCGCAGGCGCGATGCCGGGCTCTGCGGGCTGCTCCGGGAGCTGGCCAGCGCCGAGGAGGAGGGTGAGTTTGGGCTGCCCGGGGGTCTCTGGTCTCGCTGCAATGCTTTGgctgggccctgctgtccctgccctgttcccctggtgctgcagggacgCTGAGGGTCCCTTTGCCCTttgccagggctgcagtggctgcGGACGGGCTCGAGCCACGCGCTGGCCGTGTGCCGCTGGCTGTCCTCGCTGCACGGATCCCTGTTCCCACACCTGTCCGTGAGTCATTCTGcctgatccctgctgctgcGGGAGCCAGGGGCAAGGGGAGCAGCCATTCGGGATGCGGGGTGGTCCCTTCCCCActaaacccccccccaaaatgctCCTCCTGATGGTGCCCAGCTCCAGACACCGCTCCTTCCTCCACTGGTGGAAAATGGACACTGAGAAGGTGTTTGGTGCTCCAAGAGGGGCCCAGATCCAGgggggggagagggagaaagggctgggaactgggggtccctgctgccagctcagtgttctcctgtccctgcagctgacCAGTGAGGACATGATCGCAGCCTTCTCCCAGGCCGTGGACTGGTGAGTCCTGGTTGTCCCAAAGTCACCGTGCCAGGGTGGGAGTACAAGGACAGGATGGCCCCGTTTGGGTGGGCTCAGCAATTAAAGGCAAACATTGCCCCACTgactctggctgccctgctttGTGTGCCCTGGGTGGAGAGATATCAGGGTTAAAGGAGATCAGAGCCTGGAAAATTCCTTCCAGTTCCAaccccagcccctcagcagagccctgtgaaTAAGTCCCAGAAACAGGGAGTTTCTCAAAGAAAATGGTCCTGTTGGGCAGCAACAAGgaagtttttatttctctgagaACTCTGAGCAGGGTCTTTGCCAGCCCAGTGGGTGCTGGGGGGAGTctcaccctgccctgtgccccctccagggctggctgcaccATCAGGGCCTTCGCCTGGCACCCCCACACCAACAAATTCGCTGTGGCTCTTCTGGACGATTCCATCCGTGTCTACAACTCCAACAGGTGGGACTTTGTCTGGGATTTGGGCAGCCTGGGgttggcactgccctggggctgctgcccgtGGCCTCCTGGCCCACCTGGCATACCTGGGCTCTCATTCAGCCCCCCTGCTCCTTCCTCGCTCTGCCCCGAGCCTCAAGAGCtttgcctttcctttccctgcctgctctgtgcctctggggACATCCCGGGGgtcacccagccctgggggtggtGACAGAGCTGGGGGGACACGGGCTGAGTGTCCTCTGTCCCCCAGgtctccctgctcccccagggaATGCCAGTCCCTGCTCAGGAGAAGACTCTGccggctgctcctgcagcccccccgggtgtccccaggctgggccctGGCCGGACTGGGGACACCTCGGCTCAGTCACACCAGGTGTGTGACACCTGGCTCGCTCCGGTGTCacctggcagggcacagcccctcctaccctgctgtcccccctcACTGcgctcagggctggcaggggacactgtggctgcaccagggctctgtgccccacagctgtgtcacctgtcccctccccacagTGCCACCGTGCCCTCGCTGAAGCACCGCCTGCAGAGGAACGTGGCTGCCATGGCCTGGAAGCCTCTCTGTGCCTCCATCCTGGCCGTGGCCTGCCAGAGCTGCGTGCTCGTGTGGCACCTGGACCCCACCTCCCTCTCCACCAGGTGACAGCTCCCACCTTCCCTTCCTGGCCATTGTCACCCCACTGGGGCTGGCTTTGGGACAGCACCGCCATCCTGCcagcaaaccccaaatcctgctggcttctcccttgtcctgtgcAGGCCCTCgtcgggctgtgcccaggtgctgtcctgccccgggcacagccctgtcaccagcctggcctgggcgcCCAGCGGGGAGCGGCTGCTGTCAGCGTCACCCGTGGACACGGCCATGCTGGTGAGGACcctctggggacacccagggacacccggGCTGGACACACACAGTGCCACCGGGGCCTGAAATgttccctctgtgtcccctaaTCCTGCTGTCGCCATcatcccccgtgtcccctgcaGGTGTGGGACGTGTCCACCGagacctgtgtgcagctgcagtggttTGGGGGTGGCGGTGTCACCTACTTGGCCTGGTCCCCCGATGGCAGCAAGGTGCTGGCAGCCACCCCCTCGGCCGTGTTCCGGTGAGCTCCTCATGCCCGTCCTCATCCTCGCTGCATAAAATCTGGATCCAAAACAtccccccagctcctgctcctgctcctgctgtgggggCAGAGTGGGGAGTGGCTGGGGGACGGGGTTGGACACtctggattcccagagcagcaggattgGGGCAGATTCCCAGGATTTCTGCTCCCTAAAgcctcctgcatcccctgcaGGGTGTGGGAGGCCCAGATGTGGACCTGTGAGCGCTGGCCCACCATCAGGGGACGCTGCCAGGTAGGGTGGGATATTCCCCTCCCAGGgaatcactgaggctggaaaagccttctgGGACCACCCAGgccaagccctggcactgccaaggccaccactgacccctgtccccaagtgccacatccacagggctttTCAATCCCTCCAGGAACAGGGACTCCACCCCAGCCTTGGGCAGCCAGCCCAAGAAATTGTGGAAATTTTCCGTGATTGTGTGGAAatcttcccaatatccaacctgaacctctcctggcacagcctgaggccatGTCCTCTTGTACCTTGGCTGTCCCCTGCCATCAGGGACTTGTGGAGTGAAAagtccctcctgagcctccttttctgcagTCTGAGACACTCCAGACAGGGTGGCAGACACTGTCCCACAGGCAGGTGACAGGGTGACACTGTCCCACAGGCAGGGGTGACAGGGTGGCACTGTCCCAGAGGCAGGTGAcagggtggcactgtccccagaCAGGGTGGCACTGTCCCAGAGGCAGGTGAcagggtggcactgtcccccaGACAGGGTGGCACTGTCCCAGAGGCAGGTGAcagggtggcactgtccccagaCAGGGTGCTGGAGCCCCGACGGCAGCCGGCTGCTCTTCACCGTGCTGGGCGAGTCCGTCATCTACTCCTTGTCCTTCTCCGAGTACCGCGGTGAGTTTGTCCCACCTGGAGCTTCCCAGATGTCCCCACAGCTTTGGGGTGAGGagctgggacacacagggaGTGTGTTGGGGTCTCCAAGCACGGAATCTCTGGAATTCAGGTTTTTCCATCCCTCACGTTGCTCCTCAGTCACAGTTGTGGGGTCTTGGAGAGATTTCAGGGAGACTCCGGTGGCTCCAGAGCCAGCGTGGGGGTCCTGGTGTTTGCTGTCCCTTgtcctccatccctgccactcctgggacaccagcacagctgctctgagaaagaaataaatgcatGATCACCCAGGGAATGCAGTGGGCTGATGGAGTGTGGGTTTGTCCCGTGCAGGGGAGATGCAGGGGCAGGTGGGAGGCTCCAAGACGGCCTCGATCGTGGCAGACCTGTCCGAGACCACCTTCGAGACCCTCTACGGGGAGGAGAGGTGGgttggctgggggcacaggggggtccctgctcctcctggcagccACCCGTGGctgctgggcacacctgggagtCTCTGCCCCCAATTTAGAGACTTGTGCTGTTGCAGGATTGGAGGAGAGGTTCATTCCATGGTGTGGGACCCCACCGGGGAGAGGCTGGCTGTGATCATCAGAGGTCAGTCCTGCCCCGTTCCCTGCTtggcctggggctgctgctgccctgggagaaAGGACGGGGGAACAAGGGAGAGCCCTCGTGCTGCTGTCCCCCCACAGGACACCCCGAGTGCGCGGGCAGCCAGCCGGCCGTGGCCGTGTTCCGCACCCGCAACAGCCCCGTCTTCgagctcctgccctggtgagggggctcggggggttgggagggggtttgggtgggtttgggttcATTTGGATGGGTTTGGGTTCATTGCagggggtttgggtttgttaCAGGGgctttgggtgggtttgggttcATTGGGTTCCCCACCTCACCCCCTTGGCTTTGAGTTGTCCTTTTCCAGAGCATCCCCCCTTGAACCCCAGACACCCCCAGTTCCTGGGATGTGCTGTTTCCCCTCAGACCCCAGACACCCCCAGTCCCTGGGATGTGCTGTTACCCAGCCCATAACCCTGCCTGTTCCCCCACCCCACAGCGGCTTCGTGCGGGGCGAGCGCGgcgcccagccccagctcatcTCCTTCCACCCCTGCTTCCCTCAGGGCGCCCTCCTGACCGTGGTGAGTCCCTCCTGGGGCACTCCCAGtcccaggggacactggggagggggctgggacCAGGGTGAGCCATGGGGGGCTCCGGGGAGAGGAGGTTTAACCAGGCCAAGGGTTgggtgctgtgttttggggacAGAAGGGTTGGACCTTTCCTGGTCCCTGGGAAGGGACCCGGAGGGGACTGGGGGACAGTGCTGGACGtgagccaggtgtgcccaggtgggatCCTGGCCAGGCTCAGGGGTggtggggccagcaggagcaggggattGTTTCTCCCCCTGGCCACACCTCGAGTGCCGTGTCCAGGTCTGGAccccccaatttaggaaggattTTGGGATCTGGGTCATGTCCtgagaagggaatggagctggggacGGGCCTGGAGCTCCggggggctgagggagctggggaaggggctcagcctggagagaaggaggctcagggggaaccTCATCAGTTCCTGTAACTCCCTGGCAGTCAGGTCACGGGCTGGGCTCCATCCCAAGGGGTTTCCCCATTTCTGTGCTGTCCGGACACTGAcccctgcccaccctgtcccctgcagtgtTGGTCCTCGGGGAGGATCTCCCACATCCCCTTCTTCTTCGTCAGCGCCCTGGAGCCCCGCGGCAGCCCCGCGCCCGTGCTGGGCAGCGTCCGCGAGCAGCCGCTCTTCTCCGAGCTCTGAGAGCCTCCCAGGGGCTCCTGGGGCACCTCGGGGCCTCatggggcaccccagggcttCCTCGGGCACCCCAGAACCTCCTCGGGCACCCCAgaacctccctgggcaccccagggcttCCTTGGGCACCCCAGGGCCTCCTCTCCCTTCTGctcagcctcctctccctgcaggagcccctCAGACCTGCTCAGGGTCTGGCAGTGTTGATCCTGCCCCAATTAAAGGTGGATTTTCTCTCCCTCTTGTCTTCTTTCCTCACACCGATGGGactggaggatttttgggggtgaatttgggaaGTCTTGTGGGTCTGGAGGGGTTCTGGGGGCTCCAGAGTTGATTTTGGGGTCAGGAAGAGCTTGGAGTGGACTCTCAGAAGCTGTTGGTGTGATcccactgcagcccatgggCCACGGCTGCTCTTTTGGGATCAAAGAGCCCCATTTTGGGGACAGGTGATGGCTGAAGGGCTTTGGGGCGGGTTTTGGCCACGCACACAATCCCCAGCTTTGACTCGAGGGTGAACAAGAGTGAACCAAACCCCAAAGTGAACCAAACCctctgggggtccccaaatcccagctctggggtcccagggTGCTGCCCGAGGGGAGCCCCCCCGGCCCCACAGGGtgggggcagcagctgggcccCCCCCAGAGCGGATTAACGCTgtgctgggggtggcacagTGAAATCCTGGGATTTCACTGTTTTAATCAATCCCAGGATTACAGACCCTTAATCCTGGGATtacactgccctggcagggaggactgggggagcacagggtccctgctccccccaccccaaaagccccaggaccccccaaatcctccccagagCAAGGGGGAGacccctccctttccccccagAGCATCCAGCCCCTTCCTGAGGCTGAGTAGGATCCAGGAGGATCCAGGGTGATCCGGGCTGACCCGGGCTCCGAACCCACcgcagctgctggggccagccGGGGGCTGTTTCAGCGCCCGGGCCCGCCCGGTTggctcccggtgccgccgcTGAGCGGCTCCTCCTCCTCGCGGTGTTGCCGGTGCGCGGCGCAGGGCAGGGCCCGCAGGTACCGCAGGTGCAGCCGCGTCTCCTCCCGGCTCCGCCGCACGAACCGGCGCACGCAGAGCAGCACCAAGCCCAGCCACccccccagggccaccagcgcCACCACGTCCGGGGCCCGCGCTGTTCCTGTGCCCGTCCCCAGCGTCTCGTTGTGGCCGCTGGGCGGGAGCGGCACCGGCGGAACCTCCCCGGGGCACCGGGAACCGGCCcgggggtgctggggcagccccagcagcagcagcagcagcccggcCGCCGGCATGGCTCCGAACGAGCgggagggaggggacaccgTGACCCCCCCGCGGTGCTGTGACACACGGAAGGGACGGTGACACGGTGCTGGTGACACGCAGgatggtggcagtgccagcagggggGGTGCAGTGATTGCTGTCCCCGTGCTGGGGGGGGTCACGGCTGTCCCTGAGTCACAGCatcccccccgggacccctcaAACAGCCATTCCACTGGGCACacactggtttttactggtgCTGGCAGCGCCTCGGTGCAGGGACATGACAGGAACAGGGTCAAACTCCCAGGAAACGGAGCCAAAGAGtctctggctgggctggcacccATCCAGCACAGGGGGTGGGTGCTCCGAGACCCCCGGGAGGGTCTGCtgccccccagcacagcagattGCTCAGAGAATCCAGGATCCAAGTGGGAACGGTCCCTGCACATCCCACACTGAGCGAGGGGCTCCCTTCTGGGGTGActctgctggggagggggctcacGTGCTCTCTGTGCCCCCCCCGAGCTCCAGCGCCCTCCGGGCCATCTccagggccccatcccgggtcCGGTTGCCCCCGATGAAGCCGCTGGCGTGGACGAAGATGCAGCCGGGGATTCCGGCCTGCTCGGACAGCGCCTCGTCCCGCAGCCCCCGCCAGGCCTCGGGCAGGGGGAGCCTGGGGGTGGACACGGGGCTTGAGAGTGACCCTGACCCCACGGGGGGGcgggggcagggcaggggagggctcTCACCGGCTCTGGAAGCTGTGGGGGGCTGTGGGCACGCTTTGCACCCGCCACTGCCCGCCCCGGTCCGGGAACAGCACGAGCAGCAGCGGCCGGGGCAGGGCCAGCTCCCGCTCCAGCTGGAACAGGTGCTCCTTCCAGGGACAGCCgccctgggacagctccaggacCTGCCCGCTGGCATCCACCTGCAGGGGGGACatgctggggacatgggggagactcccaaaaccaccctgggctgctggccCAGaacctcccagtgccctcctgcAGGGGCCGTGCAGGATATGGGGTGCAGGGCCCCCCCGGGAGGTTTCTACTGAAGGGATTTGACCTCCCCACGCCCCAATTCTCCTCCAAAATCACAGATTCCCCCAGACCAGCTCGGCGTTACCTCGAGGCGGCGCCGCATGGCCTCTTCCACCAGCGCCCGTGCCGGCAGCCAGGCCCGGTGGTAGAAATCCAGGCGCTGCAGGAACTCGGTGCCCACCAGCTCCATGGCCCTCCTGAACCCTGCCTGGAGACACGGGGGTCAGCGGTGTCCCgagcaggctgtccccagggtctGTCCCCgagcaggctgtccccagggtctGTCCCCAGGGTCGTCCCCACCTCGGTGTCCTGGTCGGGGTCGTTCCAGCGGGGGTTCAGGTGCCCCACGCGGGCGCTCAGGGTTGTGCTCAGGGCATAGCGCGGCTCCCCTGCCGCCGGTGCGATCCCGTTGTCCATGGCATCGATCTCCTCCACAAAGTTCTCGTACAgctggggacagcgaggggacagaaACATGAGAAGCAGTGACGGGACAGCAAGGGAGGACAGAGGAGACAGCAGAGCAAAGCCTGGCTGGAAGCACAAAGGCCCCAGCCACTGCCACAAACTGCTCCCCTTTCCCCACCGAGGACAAGCCCCGGGCAGAGCCGTCACCCCGGCAGGATGACAGACCCCCTGCCACCGCTGTCACCTTGTCATAGAGCGCTGTGACCACGGGCCCGTCCTCgggctgccccaggagccccGCCAGGATCTGCGCCCCGAAATGGCAATAGACGAGCCCGGCGCTGCTCAGCTTCGTGCTCCAGGGCTTGTCCGGCCGCAGGCTCCGCATGGACTCCGTGAAGGACCTGCGGGGCCACGCGGTCACCGCGGGTCCCCCGGGGGTGCCGCTGTCCCCGGCGGGGTCTCACCTCTGGTGGTGGTCGTAGCGGTGCCGCCCCGGGTCGTACTCGCCTCCCACGTCCACCACGACATCGCAGCCGGCCAGGCGCTGCGGGTCCCGCGTCCGCACGATCTCCGCGTCCTGCAGGGGACACGGgtgagggtccccagggccaccgggacccccgggagcggctccgggTGACGAGGGACCGCGGGGACGGACCTTGAGGAGAGGGTGGGGGAGAGAAGGGTGACCCCAGGTGGGACCGGGGACAGAACAGTGACCCCCAGATGGGACCGGAGACGCAAGGAAGGACCGGGGACACGAGGGGGACTCCCAGGTGGGATCGGGGACAGAAGAGCGGCCGCTGAGTGGGCTCAAGTGTCCCCACATGGGACCGAGAGAAGAGCGACCCGGAGAAAGAGCCGGCACCGCACGGTGCTCCCGTCCCGTTCATGCCCCGAGCCGGGCGCGCTGCCGGTGCCGTACCTGGTAGCGGGGCAGGAGGCGCAGCAGGAAACACGCCAGCGCCTCGTCGCAGTGGAAGGTGCCGTCGTGGGTGCCGATGCGGGCGGCGGGCTCGGGGTGCGGCCGCTTGTGCCCGGTCCCGATGCCGGCGCTGGTTCCGGTGCCGGTGGCGGCCATGGCCACGAGCCGGGCGGCGCGCGCGGCACCGCGCATGGCAACGGGGAGGCCACGCCCCCTCATCGGAAGCGCTTTCCGCCAATTTTGTCCCCGCCCTTGCGCGGGATCAGCCCCGCCCCCAGCGAGTGCGCACGCGCACGGGACGCGGCCAAGGAGGCGGTTTGGTGTGGCGAGCGCCCTCTGGCGGGCGGGACCGAGGGACGcggacacacggacacctcCGGGACAGACACACACGGTCCTGCGCGGCCCCCGGGGACCCAGGGATGGTCAGacacacagggatggatggatggatggatggatggatggatggatggatggatggatggatggatggatggatggatggatggatggatggatggatggatggatggatggatggacggacacACGAGCCTGGCGCTGAGTTGGTTTGCCCAAGCAGGAGTTTATTGGCCCGAGCCGGAGACCCTCCGGACACCGGGGACCCTCTTACCGTTGCTCGTGGCCCCGGGGCGCTGTCATGGCTCTTCCCAGGGCTCTGGAGCCCCCCAGCTCCCAAAGCCCCCTTGTTTCGGGTGGGTACAAGGGCCTGGAGCCGCCTCCAGAACatggcaggggaaggaggcCAAGCTGGAATTGGGGTCCCTGCCTCATCCCAGGggtcctgtcccatcccagcagTCATCACCCCATCCCGCAGAGGGGTCCCGCTCCAAAGTGGGGCTGTCTCCTGGAGATGCCCCTgcttccccattcccagggagtGCAAACAAAGCTCGTCCTGCTCTTCCCTTTGAGGGTCGAGGACATTTCCCCCCTCGGGGCTTTCTCGGCTGCCTCTGGCTCATCCCAGTTCATCTCCCGGCACTTGCCCTTCCGTACATTCGCAAAAGGAAGAGATTCGGGGCAGCCCGGCCCCAAACCACCCGCGGAGATGCGgggaagctgctcctggagccgCGACCCCAGACGCCGACCCCTGCCCGGGCTCAGCTCCTCCCGCACACCCAGCGCCGGTTCCCCGTCCCGCAGGGCTGCGGGGCCGCTCCTGCCGTGCGGGCGCTCAGGAGATCTCGTTGCCGAAGACCTCGAGCAGCAGCGGCGTGAGCTGCATGCTGTGCTCGGGCTGGAAGGACAGACAGCGGTACTGCCGCGAGTGCTCCTCGTTGAGGCTGCGCAGGTCCGCCAGCTTCTGGATCATCTTGGCGTAGAGCAGGCGGCCGCCGGGCGCGGCGTGCCGGGCGCGGATGTAGCTCTGCAGCACCTCCGAGAGCCGCTCCTGCAGCGCCTCCACCCGCAGCGGCTCCCGCACGCCCGGCCGGTCTGCGGGACGGGCAGCGCTCAGGGCAGGCCCCGCTGCTGGGGGGCGACAGGGCTCTGGGGGGTTTCCCTGccttttggggctttttatgGTTTGGGGGGATCCCTCCCTTTCACCCCTTTTTAGGGTTTGGGATAATTCCCTTCCCTTTTGTCCCTTTTTATGGTCTGGGggttttcccttcctttcatCCCTTTTTAGGGTCAGCCGTACTGATgggtttttcccctcccttttgtGGGTTTTTCGGATTTGGAATGGGTCTGCCCCTACCTGGGGACAGGATGCAGATGGCCATGAGCAGCACATGCTCCTCCTCGTGCAGGTTCAGCTTCTTCAGCCCCACCTGGAACTTCACCAGTGGCTCCAGCAAGGCCATGCTGTGCCCGGCTGTGGAGAGAATGGGGCCTCAGGGGGGCTCTGGAAAAGGCTCATTTTCCTCTGGAAGGGGATCTTTCCCTTTGGACTGGGATTTTTTCCAACAcattggggtggcactggagccATTGAGGAGGTGGGACTGGAGACCCTGAGGTGCCACTGCAGACCTTGAAGCACCACTTGTCACCTCCCAAacccccaggatttggggcaggaCCCACCCCCGTTCTCAGCCAGGTGCAGAGAAGGCCCAGCAGGGGGAAAGTCAGggaatttcaggatttggggctggggctcCCTTACCCTGGGTGACGTCGCTGACCCTGTACTTGAAGTCGCTGCTGCCGCAGGTCCAGGACATGTCCTCGAGGGTGAAGGACTCGTTGGAGCGCAGCATGATCACCTCCATGGCGCTGCACTTGAGCAGCACGATCTGGTCCTCCACAGACAGAtccctgcaggaggatttgCCCTCTGGGTGAGGAGCGGGGCGCtcaggggacacaggacagggcCAGAAGGAGCTGCCATCCCCAGGGTGCTCAGCTGAGGCTCTCTCCCCAGGAATTCCCATTCCAAGGTTTTTTTCATGTGCATTTTGGTCCCAAATCATGGAATGAAGAGAGCCTGAGGTGCCTTCTCAGGAATTCCCattccagggtttttttcaggtgcATTTTTGCCTCAAATCTTGGAATGAACAGAACCTGAGGCCccttcccaggaattcc
The Ammospiza caudacuta isolate bAmmCau1 chromosome 31, bAmmCau1.pri, whole genome shotgun sequence DNA segment above includes these coding regions:
- the AAAS gene encoding aladin, whose amino-acid sequence is MCSLGLFPPPPPPGDVTLYELNNVLVCGRLSEQLPLAFQRQVPDLPVLTLPKEPLKAHGRLEPSARSPFIHHRESLWKRCLSAWRDAGLCGLLRELASAEEEGLQWLRTGSSHALAVCRWLSSLHGSLFPHLSLTSEDMIAAFSQAVDWAGCTIRAFAWHPHTNKFAVALLDDSIRVYNSNSATVPSLKHRLQRNVAAMAWKPLCASILAVACQSCVLVWHLDPTSLSTRPSSGCAQVLSCPGHSPVTSLAWAPSGERLLSASPVDTAMLVWDVSTETCVQLQWFGGGGVTYLAWSPDGSKVLAATPSAVFRVWEAQMWTCERWPTIRGRCQTGCWSPDGSRLLFTVLGESVIYSLSFSEYRGEMQGQVGGSKTASIVADLSETTFETLYGEERIGGEVHSMVWDPTGERLAVIIRGHPECAGSQPAVAVFRTRNSPVFELLPCGFVRGERGAQPQLISFHPCFPQGALLTVCWSSGRISHIPFFFVSALEPRGSPAPVLGSVREQPLFSEL
- the MYG1 gene encoding MYG1 exonuclease — translated: MRGRGLPVAMRGAARAARLVAMAATGTGTSAGIGTGHKRPHPEPAARIGTHDGTFHCDEALACFLLRLLPRYQDAEIVRTRDPQRLAGCDVVVDVGGEYDPGRHRYDHHQRSFTESMRSLRPDKPWSTKLSSAGLVYCHFGAQILAGLLGQPEDGPVVTALYDKLYENFVEEIDAMDNGIAPAAGEPRYALSTTLSARVGHLNPRWNDPDQDTEAGFRRAMELVGTEFLQRLDFYHRAWLPARALVEEAMRRRLEVDASGQVLELSQGGCPWKEHLFQLERELALPRPLLLVLFPDRGGQWRVQSVPTAPHSFQSRLPLPEAWRGLRDEALSEQAGIPGCIFVHASGFIGGNRTRDGALEMARRALELGGGTEST